One Shewanella sp. MR-4 DNA window includes the following coding sequences:
- a CDS encoding amino acid aminotransferase, whose amino-acid sequence MIFSQVVLAPADPILGLTDTFKADPRQDKVNLGVGIYKDEAGQTPVLQSVKKAEALLLEQEKTKNYLGIEGVQTYNRVVQELLFGEGSTLVTSGRAATAQAPGGTGALRIAAEFLLRNTPSRTVWVSNPTWANHQNIFETAGLTVKEYGYYNASAHDIDFDGMMTDLANAQAGDIVLLHGCCHNPTGIDLTLAQWELVANLCADKQLVPLFDFAYQGFGAGIEEDAAGLRLVAAKVPELLVANSFSKNFGLYNERIGAVTVVAQNADEAVRAFSQVKRTIRANYSNPPAHGALIVSTILSDAALKALWVQELTEMRERIAEMRTLFVQSLKDEGVTQDFSFISRQNGMFSFSGLNKAQVARLKDEFGIYIVGSGRISVAGMTKTNMPVICKAIAQVL is encoded by the coding sequence ATGATTTTCTCTCAGGTAGTACTCGCACCCGCTGATCCCATCCTTGGTTTAACCGATACCTTCAAGGCCGATCCACGCCAAGATAAAGTGAACCTCGGTGTTGGCATTTATAAGGATGAAGCAGGGCAGACTCCAGTATTACAGTCAGTGAAGAAAGCAGAAGCCCTATTGCTTGAGCAAGAGAAGACCAAGAACTATTTAGGTATTGAAGGGGTTCAAACCTATAACCGCGTGGTACAAGAGCTATTATTTGGCGAGGGCAGTACGCTTGTGACGTCAGGCCGTGCCGCGACCGCTCAGGCGCCAGGTGGTACTGGTGCACTGCGTATTGCCGCCGAGTTTCTACTGCGCAACACGCCATCGCGCACTGTGTGGGTCAGTAACCCAACTTGGGCGAACCATCAGAATATTTTTGAAACTGCAGGTTTAACGGTTAAAGAATACGGTTACTACAATGCAAGTGCTCACGATATCGATTTCGATGGCATGATGACTGATCTCGCCAATGCACAGGCGGGTGACATTGTTCTACTGCACGGCTGCTGCCATAACCCAACGGGTATTGATTTGACCTTAGCCCAATGGGAATTGGTTGCTAACCTGTGTGCAGACAAACAGTTAGTGCCATTGTTTGACTTTGCTTACCAAGGTTTTGGTGCTGGGATTGAAGAAGATGCCGCAGGTTTACGTTTAGTGGCTGCAAAAGTACCTGAGTTGTTAGTGGCTAACTCATTCTCTAAAAACTTTGGTCTTTATAACGAGCGTATCGGTGCTGTGACTGTGGTTGCACAAAATGCCGATGAAGCAGTACGTGCCTTTAGCCAAGTGAAACGTACTATCCGCGCTAATTACTCAAACCCACCAGCACACGGTGCGTTAATCGTTAGCACCATTTTAAGTGATGCGGCATTGAAAGCACTTTGGGTACAAGAGTTGACCGAAATGCGTGAGCGTATCGCCGAGATGCGTACCCTGTTCGTCCAAAGCTTAAAGGATGAAGGCGTCACCCAGGACTTTAGCTTTATTTCCCGTCAAAACGGTATGTTTAGCTTCTCTGGTTTAAACAAAGCGCAGGTTGCACGCTTGAAAGACGAGTTTGGTATTTATATCGTAGGCTCAGGCCGTATTAGTGTTGCCGGTATGACCAAAACCAATATGCCTGTGATCTGTAAAGCGATTGCCCAGGTTCTTTAA